A stretch of Natronococcus sp. CG52 DNA encodes these proteins:
- a CDS encoding DUF3644 domain-containing protein, protein MAQYENYKNTAVNSFRIAVELFNRPFNNGRTEGVLIFLDHSFEMLLKAAILRRGGEIRGGGGTGQTISLEKCVKRCRDGTRDNQRMQCLSPSESAAVFSLNNLRDYAQHEQVDVTEQQLYLQSRQCTDIFERVLNNVFNESLSDYLPGRVLPLSTTLPVDISAVIDREMEEIQNLMRDGATNKARRKMKALDSLERGLADEGQTPDLSELNSKLESVDDQEIDEIFPSTFAALSDGVDSGGGIRINLGSDDPGIPARYVPEDQIGEEDDVYLFTEKNIHGRYPFNPMQFKKQVDSELSDDCSWKNELSLPRLKTILMEMGIWERDEFHQSELSLGAGDTRPGYSPKCVDRVVDTIEAEEAIVEDAWDNWKSELGY, encoded by the coding sequence ATGGCTCAATACGAGAATTACAAAAATACCGCAGTTAACTCTTTCCGGATTGCTGTTGAGTTATTTAATCGGCCCTTCAATAACGGTCGAACGGAAGGTGTGCTGATATTTCTTGATCACAGTTTTGAAATGTTACTGAAAGCAGCGATTTTACGAAGGGGTGGCGAGATCCGAGGTGGGGGAGGTACCGGTCAGACGATCTCGCTGGAAAAATGTGTAAAAAGGTGCCGAGATGGAACAAGAGATAATCAGCGGATGCAATGTCTATCGCCTTCCGAATCAGCCGCGGTTTTTTCGCTAAATAATTTGAGAGACTATGCCCAACACGAGCAGGTTGATGTCACAGAGCAACAGCTGTATTTACAGTCAAGGCAGTGTACAGACATTTTTGAGCGTGTGCTTAACAATGTATTCAACGAGTCGCTATCCGATTACCTCCCCGGTCGTGTATTGCCTCTATCGACTACACTTCCAGTAGATATTTCGGCTGTTATAGACCGAGAGATGGAAGAGATACAGAATCTGATGCGGGATGGTGCCACTAACAAGGCTAGAAGGAAAATGAAAGCCTTGGATTCGTTGGAACGGGGTCTCGCTGATGAAGGTCAAACACCTGATCTTAGTGAATTGAATTCAAAATTAGAGTCAGTTGACGATCAGGAGATAGACGAAATCTTTCCGAGTACTTTCGCAGCGCTTTCTGACGGTGTAGATTCAGGAGGCGGCATTCGGATAAATTTGGGATCGGATGATCCCGGTATTCCTGCACGGTACGTTCCTGAAGATCAAATTGGCGAAGAGGATGATGTATACCTATTCACAGAAAAGAATATACATGGGCGATATCCTTTTAATCCAATGCAGTTCAAGAAACAGGTTGATTCTGAATTATCAGATGATTGCAGTTGGAAAAATGAACTCTCTTTACCAAGGCTGAAGACGATCTTAATGGAAATGGGGATTTGGGAGCGAGATGAATTTCATCAATCCGAATTATCACTAGGGGCTGGCGATACCCGGCCCGGTTATAGTCCGAAATGTGTGGATCGGGTTGTAGATACTATTGAGGCAGAAGAGGCCATCGTGGAGGATGCTTGGGATAATTGGAAATCTGAACTAGGTTACTGA